In Spinacia oleracea cultivar Varoflay chromosome 5, BTI_SOV_V1, whole genome shotgun sequence, a single window of DNA contains:
- the LOC110777339 gene encoding uncharacterized protein: MRLNPKKCVFGVTTGKFLGFLIDERGIEANPDKVQAVIDMTSPKSFKEVQCLTGCLAALGWFLSRASDKYHYFFGTIKKKSKFECTEAAETAFVRLKEHLHTLPRLVSPLQGETLYVYLAISEWSLSDVLLTEREGVQLPVYFVSHVLQNAELRYSPIQKFALALFMASKKLRPYFLAHKLVVYTDQPLKQPLTKLDAAGRMLKWAIELNAFDISYEPVKAIKGQAFADFIAEMTRPTFEKNVATRWTVYVDGSSTQNGCGAGIICQSPEGDKYEYAMRFNFQTSNNEAEYEDLLAGIKMCKAAGAQETLAFSDSHLTVSQVNGDYEARDPNMIKYMQAVHQEIEHLKSFETKQIPRTENNQADALSKLASSASCNTPRRVFWEVKDKRSIEQELCAPMVAILDRSSTWMDPIIAYKVDDSLPDDSSLAAKRQKKSCWFEWWNGVLYKKSFSRPLLRCVTPAKGKEMLDDLHQGLCSSHIGGRALAENALRTGYYWPTLREDALAMVQKCDKCQRFAHLIHRPAHPLTPIMSPIPFAKWGMDLIGPYTAAPGGRRYVIVAVDYFTKWVEAEALKNIKTSDVRAFIWKNIMTRFGIPQAIVFDNGPQFETPKLKEWLADHDIHSCFASMVRPQANGQVEAFNKIISEGIKKKLDEAKAYGAEAVLPIEMCEPTLRVMLYDENAKWEMMKLALDFLPKVRGNAALRQQLYKIRMAREYNKKVSKRVLKVGDFALRKMESVGRANEQDNGR; encoded by the exons ATGAGGTTGAATCCAAAGAAGTGTGTTTTTGGGGTAACGACTGGAAAGTTCTTGGGGTTCcttattgatgaaagaggaatcgaGGCCAATCCTGATAAAGTACAGGCGGTAATAGATATGACGTCGCCAAAATCATTCAAGGAAGTCCAATGCTTGACGGGATGTCTAGCGGCCCTGGGGTGGTTCTTATCGAGGGCAAGTGACAAGTATCATTACTTCTTCGGCACAATCAAGAAGAAGAGCAAATTTGAATGCACTGAGGCGGCAGAAACTGCCTTCGTCCGATTAAAAGAACACCTCCACACCTTACCTCGGCTTGTCAGTCCTCTTCAGGGGGAAACTTTGTATGTGTATTTGGCCATTTCTGAGTGGTCCTTGAGTGATGTGTTGCTAACTGAAAGGGAGGGAGTGCAACTCCCCGTCTATTTCGTGAGCCATGTCCTGCAAAACGCTGAATTAAGATATTCTCCAATTCAGAAGTTTGCACTTGCGCTGTTTATGGCCAGCAAGAAGCTGCGCCCTTACTTTCTGGCACACAAACTAGTGGTATACACAGACCAACCTTTGAAACAACCCCTTACTAAGCTAGACGCTGCTGGACGAATGCTGAAATGGGCAATTGAGCTGAATGCATTTGATATCTCATATGAGCCCGTAAAAGCTATCAAGGGACAAGCATTTGCTGATTTCATTGCAGAAATGACGAGGCCGACTTTTGAAAAGAATGTGGCGACTCGCTGGACAGTCTATGTAGATGGCTCGTCAACCCAGAACGGGTGTGGAGCCGGCATAATATGTCAATCTCCTGAAGGAGACAAGTATGAGTATGCCATGAGATTCAATTTCCAAACATCCAACAACGAGGCAGAATACGAAGATTTATTAGCCGGCATAAAAATGTGCAAAGCTGCTGGAGCTCAAGAAACACTTGCTTTCTCTGACTCACATCTCACTGTGAGTCAAGTGAATGGGGACTATGAGGCAAGGGACCCTAACATGATCAAATATATGCAAGCTGTGCATCAAGAAATAGAACATCTAAAGAGCTTTGAAACTAAGCAGATTCCCAGAACAGAGAACAATCAGGCCGATGCCCTGTCAAAACTAGCTAGCTCGGCTTCCTGTAATACACCGCGTCGCGTGTTCTGGGAAGTAAAAGATAAGCGAAGTATTGAGCAGGAATTGTGCGCTCCTATGGTAGCTATTCTGGATCGGTCGTCAACCTGGATGGACCCTATCATTGCTTACAAAGTGGACGATTCGCTTCCGGACGACTCAAGTCTGGCCGCCAAAAGACAAAAGAAGAGTTGTTGGTTTGAATGGTGGAATGGAGTTTTGTACAAGAAGTCATTTTCTAGACCCCTCCTGCGGTGTGTCACTCCTGCGAAAGGGAAAGAAATGTTAGATGATTTGCATCAGGGATTATGTAGCTCCCACATTGGAGGACGAGCCTTGGCAGAGAATGCCTTGCGAACTGGTTATTACTGGCCCACTTTGAGAGAAGACGCCCTAGCTATGGTGCAAAAATGTGACAAGTGCCAACGGTTTGCTCATCTTATCCACAGGCCGGCCCACCCTCTCACTCCTATCATGAGTCCCATTCCGTTTGCCAAGTGGGGAATGGACCTGATAGGGCCATATACAGCGGCCCCTGGAGGCCGGCGCTATGTGATAGTGGCTGTtgattacttcaccaagtgggttGAAGCAGAGGCTCTCAAAAACATAAAGACAAGTGATGTGAGGGCGTTTATCTGGAAAaatatcatgactcgctttggaaTACCACAAGCTATtgtctttgataatgggcctcagtttgagacgcctaagctgaaggaGTGGTTAGCAGACCACGACATACACAGCTGCTTTGCCTCTATGGTACGACCTCAAGCCAATGGCCAAGTCGAAGCATTTAACAAGATAATCTCCGAGGGGATCAAAAAGAAACTAGATGAAGCCAAGG CCTATGGAGCTGAGGCCGTGttgcccatagaaatgtgtgaacctacACTAAGGGTCATGTTATATGACGAGAATGCCAAATGGGAAATGATGAAGCTGGCCCTTGACTTTTTACCTAAAGTAAGAGGAAATGCAGCATTGAGGCAAcaactgtacaagataaggatggcgagGGAGTATAACAAGAAAGTCTCCAAAAGAGTGCTCAAGGTAGGAGACTTTGCTCTCCGAAAGATGGAATCTGTGGGACGAGCCAATGAACAGG ACAACGGCCGCTAA